A section of the Jatrophihabitans sp. genome encodes:
- a CDS encoding 3-oxoacyl-[acyl-carrier-protein] synthase III C-terminal domain-containing protein encodes MTALDAVAAYQPAARLTVEDLAEPLGLTEMEVKLFRRFHRLGEVCRDPDTSLTDLLLGAAALIPLRGQEHRVRYVLWARAFSTVVPHPHNPLADVCRQLGLEHALSFAVTQQSCASSLLAIDLAGRLLAADAAAGPSPEPGAEPLALVLTGEKAFTRDAQLLPGMSLFSEGASACLVSATGLRDRLLAYACSQRGEFDTAGGVSGEEFQLQYRPLLAEVIGQALDQAGLGLEDIRLILPHNVNLVTWQRMCRLLGFPVEQVLLDNVTGNGHVFCADAFLNYQTACQRGLLNPGDRYLVASVGAGHGATFAAMVFEH; translated from the coding sequence CGCTCGGGCTGACCGAGATGGAGGTCAAGCTGTTCCGGCGGTTCCACCGCCTGGGCGAGGTCTGCCGGGACCCGGACACCTCGCTGACCGACCTGCTGCTGGGCGCCGCCGCGCTGATTCCCTTGCGCGGGCAGGAGCATCGGGTCCGCTACGTGCTGTGGGCCCGGGCGTTCTCGACGGTGGTGCCCCACCCGCACAACCCGCTGGCCGACGTCTGCCGCCAGCTCGGCCTGGAGCATGCGCTCAGCTTCGCCGTCACCCAGCAGTCCTGCGCCAGTTCACTGCTCGCGATCGACCTGGCCGGCCGGCTGCTGGCCGCCGACGCCGCGGCCGGGCCGAGCCCGGAGCCCGGCGCCGAACCGCTCGCCCTGGTGCTCACCGGCGAGAAGGCGTTCACCCGCGACGCGCAGCTGCTGCCGGGAATGTCGCTGTTCAGCGAAGGCGCCTCGGCCTGCCTGGTCAGCGCCACCGGCCTCCGGGACCGGCTGCTGGCCTATGCCTGCTCGCAGCGCGGCGAGTTCGACACGGCGGGGGGCGTGTCCGGCGAGGAGTTCCAGCTGCAGTACCGGCCGTTGCTGGCAGAGGTGATCGGCCAGGCGCTGGACCAGGCCGGCCTGGGACTCGAGGACATCCGGCTGATCCTGCCGCACAACGTCAATCTGGTGACCTGGCAGCGGATGTGCCGGCTGCTGGGCTTTCCGGTGGAACAAGTGCTGTTGGACAACGTCACCGGCAACGGGCACGTATTCTGCGCGGACGCATTCCTCAACTACCAGACCGCCTGCCAGCGAGGGCTGCTCAATCCCGGTGACCGCTACCTGGTGGCCAGCGTCGGCGCCGGCCACGGCGCCACTTTCGCCGCCATGGTGTTCGAACACTGA
- a CDS encoding phosphopantetheine-binding protein has protein sequence MALPETGVDADFQQKVVRTTAELLVLLLERDEPVTEDMRLMDELMVSSLLGLELLLRLEEQLDIQIDVEQMDQDQIHTVGDLATFVAGNHRPG, from the coding sequence ATGGCATTACCCGAGACCGGCGTGGACGCCGACTTCCAGCAGAAGGTGGTCCGGACGACCGCCGAGCTGCTGGTCCTGCTGCTCGAACGCGACGAGCCGGTGACCGAGGACATGCGCCTGATGGACGAGCTCATGGTCAGCTCGCTGCTCGGGTTGGAACTGCTGCTGCGGCTGGAAGAGCAGCTCGACATCCAGATCGACGTCGAGCAGATGGACCAGGATCAGATCCACACCGTGGGAGATCTGGCGACGTTCGTCGCCGGCAACCACCGCCCGGGCTAG